In the Ochotona princeps isolate mOchPri1 chromosome 29, mOchPri1.hap1, whole genome shotgun sequence genome, AGCTGAGAGGCAGAGTGGGGGTCGGGGGAAGAGCACTCACTTGGACAGGGAGACACCCCCGGGCTTGCCGATGAGCTCTTCGTGGTGCAGGACAGCATCGCTCCAGGCGATGCCCAGGAAGTCCAGGATGAGCTTGAGGGAGCGCCTggggtgcagcaccagctgctcaTAGTACACGGGCAGGCATTTGTCCCTGCCCACCTCCAGGCACTGCGCGTACATCACCTCAATGGCTTTGTTCCACTTGGTGAGGCAGTCGCGGTAGCTGCTCAGGTCAAAGCCCGCGATGGTGACCTTGCGCGTGATCATGGAGTGCACCGAGGCGCGGCCATCCCGCACCATCAACAGGAACTTGGAATTGGGGAACAGGCGCGACAGGTAAACGGACGACTTGAGCGTGAAGGGGTCCTTGTTGCACAGCACACGTGCCGGCTCACCGTGCTTGGCAATCACCTCCAGGATGAAGGCCTGCATGGCGGCGTCCAGCACCTCGTCCGTCACGCCCGCTTCGTCCAGCCGCAGTTTCTCCCGGCCGGACTTAGACCAGGCCTGGCGCATAGCCAGCACGCGGGGGATGATGCGGGTCTCCTCGCCACAGCGCACCTCTGGGTGCGCGTCCAGCATGGCGCGCATGAGCGTGGTGCCGCTGCGCGGGACGCCACCCACGAAGATGAGCGGCATGGCCTTGCCATAGCGGTACTCCACGTggtcagcacccaccagcaccagCTCCTCCTGCTCAGGCCGCATGGCCCGCCGGGGGCTCCGAGGGCCCCCCAGCACCGCACGgcactccagcacctgctgtcccAGCTGCACGGCCAGCACCAGGGCCAGGGCGCAGCCGGCTGCCAGCAGCGCCCTCCGCACGGACAGGCGCATGCTGGGCCGGGAACGCggcaggctgggcctgggggccCGTTTCAGCGACGTGTCAGCCGGCGGCCGGTAGTGCTCAcatctggggagagaaagagacatgcgTGATCAGGGAGGCCGGTAAGCTGGAGGTCTTGACAAGCCCAGAAAAGCAGAGGTGCCTAGGCAAGCATTTAGGAACACAGTGCAATTCATGAGCACTTGGCTACAGGCTTTGACATTGAACTGAGCCCTTGACTCACCTTAATTCATAGG is a window encoding:
- the TPST2 gene encoding protein-tyrosine sulfotransferase 2 isoform X1; translation: MSWRLEWCGLAVIVTSPTMEVRHLSLALPAHSPGKQVHRLEPHDDGPQGRCEHYRPPADTSLKRAPRPSLPRSRPSMRLSVRRALLAAGCALALVLAVQLGQQVLECRAVLGGPRSPRRAMRPEQEELVLVGADHVEYRYGKAMPLIFVGGVPRSGTTLMRAMLDAHPEVRCGEETRIIPRVLAMRQAWSKSGREKLRLDEAGVTDEVLDAAMQAFILEVIAKHGEPARVLCNKDPFTLKSSVYLSRLFPNSKFLLMVRDGRASVHSMITRKVTIAGFDLSSYRDCLTKWNKAIEVMYAQCLEVGRDKCLPVYYEQLVLHPRRSLKLILDFLGIAWSDAVLHHEELIGKPGGVSLSKIERSTDQVIKPVNLEALSKWTGHIPGDVVRDMAQIAPMLARLGYDPYANPPNYGNPDPIVINNTHRVLKGDYKTPAHLKGYFQVNQNSTSSHLGSS
- the TPST2 gene encoding protein-tyrosine sulfotransferase 2 isoform X2, coding for MRLSVRRALLAAGCALALVLAVQLGQQVLECRAVLGGPRSPRRAMRPEQEELVLVGADHVEYRYGKAMPLIFVGGVPRSGTTLMRAMLDAHPEVRCGEETRIIPRVLAMRQAWSKSGREKLRLDEAGVTDEVLDAAMQAFILEVIAKHGEPARVLCNKDPFTLKSSVYLSRLFPNSKFLLMVRDGRASVHSMITRKVTIAGFDLSSYRDCLTKWNKAIEVMYAQCLEVGRDKCLPVYYEQLVLHPRRSLKLILDFLGIAWSDAVLHHEELIGKPGGVSLSKIERSTDQVIKPVNLEALSKWTGHIPGDVVRDMAQIAPMLARLGYDPYANPPNYGNPDPIVINNTHRVLKGDYKTPAHLKGYFQVNQNSTSSHLGSS